One genomic segment of candidate division WOR-3 bacterium includes these proteins:
- a CDS encoding class II fructose-bisphosphate aldolase, with translation MISYKELGFVNTREMLKKALEGGYAVPAYNFNNMEQLQAIITACVETQSPVILQVSKGARKYANQTLLRYLGEGAVMMMKELAKEKGLKEIPLALHLDHGDSYELCVSVIESGFSSVMIDGSSLPFEENVALTKKVVDFAHKYDVTVEGELGVLAGIEEEVSAEKTHYTKPEEVEEFVERTGVDSLAISIGTSHGANKFKPEQCTRNEDGILIPPPLRFDILEEVERRIPGFPIVLHGSSSVPAEAVRIINANGGELKDAIGIPEEQIRRAVKSAVCKVNIDSDGRLWMTAAIRKYLKEHPAEFDPRKYLGPAREALINMYKHKNENVLGSAGKA, from the coding sequence ATGATTTCATATAAAGAATTGGGTTTTGTGAATACTCGTGAGATGTTAAAAAAGGCTCTAGAAGGAGGTTATGCTGTTCCTGCTTATAATTTTAATAATATGGAACAACTCCAAGCAATTATTACAGCTTGTGTGGAAACTCAGTCTCCCGTGATTTTACAGGTTTCAAAAGGTGCGAGAAAATACGCAAATCAAACCCTTTTGAGATATTTAGGTGAGGGTGCTGTTATGATGATGAAAGAATTGGCAAAAGAAAAGGGGTTAAAGGAAATACCCCTCGCTTTACATCTTGACCATGGAGATTCTTATGAACTTTGTGTTTCTGTTATTGAGTCGGGTTTTTCCTCTGTAATGATAGATGGATCTTCCCTTCCTTTTGAGGAGAATGTTGCGCTTACAAAAAAGGTTGTGGATTTTGCTCATAAATATGATGTTACAGTAGAAGGAGAACTTGGAGTTTTAGCTGGTATAGAAGAAGAAGTCTCTGCAGAGAAAACCCATTATACAAAACCTGAAGAAGTTGAAGAATTTGTTGAAAGGACAGGGGTTGATTCTCTTGCAATTTCAATAGGAACTTCTCATGGCGCAAACAAATTTAAGCCTGAACAATGCACAAGGAATGAGGATGGAATATTAATTCCACCTCCTCTTCGTTTTGATATCCTTGAAGAGGTTGAAAGGAGAATTCCGGGATTTCCAATAGTTCTTCATGGTTCTTCTTCGGTTCCTGCTGAAGCTGTGAGAATTATTAATGCAAATGGTGGTGAACTTAAAGATGCAATAGGGATTCCAGAGGAGCAGATAAGAAGAGCTGTAAAATCAGCAGTTTGTAAAGTGAATATTGATTCTGATGGTAGACTTTGGATGACTGCAGCGATAAGAAAATACCTAAAGGAACATCCTGCTGAATTTGATCCAAGGAAATATTTAGGACCAGCTAGGGAAGCCTTAATAAATATGTATAAACATAAAAACGAAAATGTCTTGGGTTCAGCAGGAAAAGCTTAA
- a CDS encoding bifunctional homocysteine S-methyltransferase/methylenetetrahydrofolate reductase, whose translation MNFLETLEEEKVIIADGAMGTSLYSLGIPKGRCFEELNISEPNIVQEVHRAFREAGAEIIETNTFGANRLVLDLYYGLGKKTKEINYKGAKIAKEAGKGAFVAGSVGPITRLLNGKEEVPFSQIEEIFSEQITSLLEGGVDLIIIETMSDIEEAKAAINAVRKENSPFIVSFSFSNEGRTLKGFDPEDIANFLKKEDVEIMGVNCGSGPQESFSSTKKFLLVEPKWLSAMPNAGLPRFIDRKFIYPYNPEYFLHYAKKLISIGVSIIGGCCGTTPQHIKMLAENLKGEKVVRKKISFNGRLQTKEVYKPKVVTTTLKEKTKREFILIVELEPPRGTILDEEIKIAKELERIGITAVSISDSPMGKVRMDPLALAHRIKEETSLEVILHKTTRDKSILGLQSECLSISALGIENILALTGDTPTIEIPILSSPQELTSKELIRIIKTLNSGKDIFGNPLESPTNLWVGAALGVELNNIEISRMNSKIELGAEFFITQPVFDLEKFIPLAEEVKKLSIPIFAGVMPLLNSTQAEYLHNEVPGISIPMEIRKRADKEGIKIAKEIIRNLKEITNGVCLMLPKKKIELLKNLLDL comes from the coding sequence TTGAATTTTTTAGAAACTTTAGAAGAGGAAAAAGTTATTATAGCTGATGGAGCAATGGGAACCTCTCTTTATTCTCTTGGTATTCCAAAAGGTAGATGTTTCGAAGAACTTAACATCTCTGAGCCTAATATCGTTCAAGAGGTTCATCGAGCTTTCCGCGAAGCTGGAGCAGAAATCATTGAAACCAACACCTTTGGAGCAAATCGCTTAGTTTTAGACCTCTATTATGGTCTTGGAAAAAAGACTAAAGAAATTAATTATAAAGGAGCAAAAATTGCAAAAGAGGCAGGAAAAGGAGCCTTTGTGGCTGGTTCTGTTGGACCAATAACAAGATTGCTCAACGGAAAAGAAGAAGTTCCTTTTTCTCAAATCGAAGAGATTTTCTCCGAACAAATTACTTCTCTTCTCGAAGGAGGGGTTGACTTAATAATCATAGAAACAATGTCAGATATAGAAGAGGCTAAAGCAGCCATAAATGCGGTAAGGAAAGAAAATTCTCCTTTCATCGTTTCCTTTTCCTTTTCAAATGAAGGGAGAACTTTAAAAGGTTTTGATCCAGAAGATATTGCTAACTTTCTTAAAAAAGAAGATGTAGAAATTATGGGTGTAAATTGTGGCTCTGGTCCTCAAGAAAGTTTTTCTTCCACAAAGAAATTTCTACTCGTCGAACCAAAATGGTTATCCGCAATGCCAAATGCAGGACTACCAAGATTTATAGATAGAAAATTCATTTATCCATACAATCCAGAATATTTCCTCCATTACGCTAAGAAGTTAATCTCTATTGGAGTATCAATAATTGGTGGGTGTTGTGGGACAACACCCCAACACATAAAAATGCTTGCTGAAAACCTAAAAGGAGAAAAAGTTGTTAGAAAAAAAATTTCCTTTAATGGGAGGCTTCAAACAAAAGAGGTCTATAAACCAAAGGTTGTAACAACAACTCTTAAAGAAAAAACAAAAAGGGAATTTATTTTAATTGTAGAATTAGAACCCCCAAGAGGGACAATCTTAGACGAAGAGATAAAAATCGCCAAAGAATTAGAAAGAATAGGAATTACAGCTGTTTCTATTTCGGATAGTCCAATGGGAAAAGTTAGAATGGACCCACTCGCTTTAGCCCATAGAATAAAAGAAGAAACATCCCTTGAGGTCATTCTACATAAAACAACCCGAGACAAAAGCATTCTTGGATTACAATCTGAGTGTCTATCTATTTCCGCTCTTGGAATAGAAAATATTTTAGCATTAACAGGAGATACTCCAACTATAGAAATTCCTATTTTATCTTCTCCCCAGGAATTAACATCAAAAGAACTCATTCGAATTATTAAAACCTTAAACTCAGGAAAAGATATATTTGGGAATCCTCTTGAATCTCCAACGAATTTATGGGTTGGGGCAGCCTTAGGCGTAGAATTAAATAACATAGAAATTTCAAGAATGAATTCAAAAATAGAACTCGGTGCAGAATTTTTTATTACACAACCTGTATTTGATTTAGAAAAATTTATTCCTCTTGCAGAAGAAGTAAAAAAATTATCCATTCCAATATTTGCAGGGGTTATGCCCCTTTTAAACTCTACACAAGCAGAATATCTCCATAATGAAGTTCCAGGAATAAGTATCCCAATGGAAATTAGAAAAAGAGCGGATAAAGAAGGAATAAAAATAGCAAAGGAAATTATAAGAAATTTAAAAGAAATTACAAATGGAGTGTGTTTAATGCTTCCAAAGAAGAAAATTGAACTCTTAAAAAATTTATTAGACTTATAG